Proteins encoded within one genomic window of Mycolicibacterium monacense:
- a CDS encoding amino acid ABC transporter permease produces MEIFTEYRAQIFEAFWTTIQLTVYSAVGALILGTVLAGIRLSPVPMLSWLGTAYVNVIRNTPLTLIILFCSFGVSQTLGITLVDPQSSTSIEDSNFRLAVLGLTVYTASFVCETVRSGVNTVPLGQAEAARSLGLTFSQNLRMILLPQAFRSVIIPLGSVLIALTKNTTIASAIGVAEAALLMKEMIENTAALLVVGSIFALGFIILTLPLGLVFGWLGKRLAVAR; encoded by the coding sequence GTGGAGATATTCACCGAGTACCGCGCGCAGATCTTCGAGGCGTTCTGGACCACCATCCAGCTCACGGTCTACTCCGCGGTCGGAGCGCTCATCCTGGGCACGGTGCTGGCCGGGATCCGGCTGTCGCCGGTGCCGATGCTGTCCTGGCTGGGCACCGCCTACGTCAACGTCATCCGCAACACGCCGTTGACGCTGATCATCCTGTTCTGCTCGTTCGGGGTGTCCCAGACCCTCGGGATCACGCTGGTCGACCCGCAGTCGAGCACCTCGATCGAGGACAGCAACTTCCGGTTGGCGGTGCTCGGGCTGACCGTGTACACCGCGTCGTTCGTGTGCGAGACGGTGCGCTCGGGCGTCAACACGGTGCCGCTGGGCCAGGCCGAGGCGGCCCGCTCCCTGGGCCTGACGTTCAGTCAGAATCTCCGAATGATCCTGCTGCCGCAGGCTTTTCGTTCCGTGATCATCCCGCTGGGCTCGGTACTGATCGCGCTGACGAAGAACACGACGATCGCCTCGGCGATCGGCGTGGCCGAGGCGGCGCTGCTGATGAAGGAGATGATCGAGAACACCGCGGCACTGCTCGTGGTCGGGTCGATCTTCGCCCTGGGTTTCATCATCCTGACGTTGCCGCTGGGGCTGGTTTTCGGATGGCTCGGGAAACGCCTGGCGGTGGCTCGGTGA